A region of Gemmatimonadales bacterium DNA encodes the following proteins:
- a CDS encoding amidohydrolase family protein, which yields MPSLCRAVALPLLAGLLAGCPGSREETVRLRVHEGTTPSFDLSPDGRSLVFDLLGQLWQLPAAGGTARPLTDAVRDTAEDLDPSWSPDGRRLVFRAERAGRTGLWLLEPGASPRQLTQLRDPEGFDGRAAWAPDGRTIAFARLVPRDSATAGLRSRLALIDPAGGEAHELRVADSTGPDLRDPAWAPDGRRLAVVAASATSEEGGPLWLVDRAGGRATRFGTPVGSALAPAFAPDGRALAFFAPDSAERTQLWVAPVDSPGVPRRLTAQADVTPTRARWTADGRWLLYGADGRLWRIPAAGGAPAEIPFTAELAIPRARPALTPVRFPEPGTPQHVHGFMGLALSPDARQVAMLALGRLWVMRVGDSARPVADVPLDAHHLAWSPDGGRLAWSGGRWLEEDLYATDLTTGTTHRVTRLPGREDHPMYSPDGKHLAFMHASTEDSTVLRVVDARIRDLSDPGRTRTLGAEPGADVAWGPSSDGLLSLTGGFAPRRPSRAEVLLLSGGRRAVSGTPDSPLFPLWTAGALFFVRHARLWRARFARPDALAPAEPLGDAPAIYPSAARDGTILFVSEGGLRLRSPDGRERTLGWPISYTTPAAPPMVIRNARIIDGTGAAATPPHDLLIERGRIARIAPGGTLAADPGRVLDAGEKWLIPGLVDLHAHEYRPELMPGYPRFGVTTIRDQGSPIGPLAAYADAVAAGKLQGPRVDYGGIQMYTDWAYDLEDGQGVEPEADPDHVRRAVALAAAFGADHVKTRTFRRWDINARFIAESHRRGLRVTGHCAHLLPLVAAGMDAKEHAEFCEPRGDGLIYDDLVQLYRSAGIAVIPTISYTVLALAMNRHPDTLSADPELAPILPPRSAFGWMLALDSVGRRRFERFAAVSRQTTAKLARAGVTIGTGTDIWQIPTGVHLELEEMVAAGVSPLEALHAATGAAARIIGADHDLGTIEPGKWADLVVLDADPSVDIRATRRIRAVVLGGRVQYQGR from the coding sequence ATGCCGTCGCTTTGCCGCGCCGTCGCGTTGCCCCTGCTCGCTGGCCTCTTGGCCGGCTGCCCCGGCTCGCGCGAGGAGACGGTCCGGCTGCGGGTGCACGAGGGCACTACCCCCAGCTTCGACCTCTCACCCGACGGCCGCTCGCTCGTCTTCGATCTGCTGGGGCAGCTCTGGCAGCTGCCCGCCGCAGGCGGCACGGCGCGGCCGCTCACAGACGCCGTGCGCGACACGGCCGAGGATCTCGACCCCTCGTGGTCACCGGACGGCCGGCGGCTCGTCTTTCGCGCCGAGCGGGCCGGCCGCACGGGACTCTGGCTGCTCGAGCCGGGCGCGTCGCCCCGCCAGCTCACCCAGCTTCGCGATCCGGAGGGGTTCGACGGCAGAGCGGCGTGGGCCCCCGACGGGCGGACGATCGCCTTCGCGCGACTGGTGCCGCGGGACAGCGCCACGGCCGGATTGCGGAGTCGCCTCGCGCTGATCGATCCCGCCGGCGGCGAGGCGCATGAGCTTCGGGTCGCGGACTCCACTGGCCCCGATCTCCGCGATCCGGCCTGGGCGCCCGACGGCCGCCGGCTCGCCGTTGTCGCGGCGTCCGCCACCTCGGAGGAGGGCGGGCCACTCTGGCTGGTGGATCGCGCCGGCGGCCGGGCGACCAGGTTCGGCACGCCCGTCGGTTCGGCCCTCGCGCCGGCCTTTGCCCCCGACGGCCGAGCCCTCGCGTTCTTCGCGCCCGATTCGGCGGAGCGGACTCAGCTCTGGGTCGCACCAGTGGACTCGCCCGGGGTGCCGCGTCGCCTCACCGCCCAGGCCGACGTCACCCCGACCCGCGCGCGCTGGACGGCGGACGGGCGCTGGCTGCTCTACGGCGCCGACGGCAGGCTCTGGAGGATCCCGGCGGCTGGAGGCGCGCCGGCGGAGATCCCGTTCACCGCCGAACTCGCCATCCCTCGTGCCCGCCCGGCCCTGACACCGGTCCGCTTCCCCGAGCCGGGCACGCCCCAGCACGTGCACGGGTTCATGGGCCTGGCGCTCTCGCCCGATGCCCGGCAGGTGGCGATGCTCGCGCTCGGCCGTCTCTGGGTGATGAGGGTGGGCGACTCCGCTCGCCCGGTAGCCGACGTCCCGCTCGACGCGCACCACCTGGCGTGGTCGCCGGACGGCGGCAGGCTCGCCTGGTCGGGCGGGCGATGGCTGGAGGAGGACCTCTACGCGACCGACCTGACCACCGGTACCACCCACCGCGTCACCCGGTTGCCCGGGCGAGAGGACCACCCGATGTACTCGCCCGACGGCAAACACCTGGCGTTCATGCATGCGTCCACCGAGGACAGCACCGTCCTTCGGGTCGTGGACGCCCGGATCCGCGACCTGTCGGACCCCGGACGGACCCGCACGCTCGGCGCAGAGCCCGGCGCGGACGTGGCGTGGGGCCCCTCGTCCGACGGCCTCTTGTCTCTTACGGGCGGTTTCGCGCCGCGCCGGCCGTCACGGGCGGAGGTCCTGCTCCTGTCGGGCGGCCGACGGGCGGTGTCCGGCACGCCAGACTCGCCGCTCTTCCCCCTCTGGACGGCGGGCGCGCTGTTCTTCGTGCGTCACGCCCGGCTCTGGCGGGCGAGGTTTGCGAGACCCGACGCGCTGGCGCCGGCCGAGCCGCTCGGCGACGCGCCGGCGATCTATCCGTCGGCCGCGCGCGACGGCACCATCCTCTTCGTCTCGGAGGGCGGCCTGCGCCTGCGCTCCCCCGATGGCCGGGAGCGCACGCTGGGCTGGCCGATCTCCTACACCACGCCGGCGGCTCCGCCCATGGTGATCCGGAACGCGCGCATCATCGACGGCACCGGCGCGGCCGCCACGCCGCCGCACGACCTGCTGATCGAGCGCGGGCGGATCGCGCGCATCGCGCCGGGAGGGACGCTGGCCGCCGATCCGGGGCGAGTGCTGGACGCCGGGGAGAAGTGGCTGATCCCGGGGCTGGTGGACCTGCACGCGCACGAGTACCGGCCCGAGCTGATGCCTGGATATCCCCGGTTCGGCGTGACCACCATTCGCGACCAGGGCTCACCGATAGGACCGCTGGCCGCCTACGCGGACGCGGTCGCCGCGGGGAAACTCCAGGGCCCTCGAGTAGACTACGGCGGTATCCAGATGTATACCGACTGGGCCTACGACCTGGAGGACGGCCAGGGTGTCGAGCCGGAGGCCGACCCGGACCACGTGAGGCGGGCGGTGGCGCTGGCGGCGGCCTTCGGAGCGGACCACGTGAAGACGCGCACCTTCCGCCGCTGGGACATCAACGCCCGGTTCATCGCCGAGTCGCACCGGCGCGGCCTCAGGGTTACCGGGCACTGCGCGCACCTGCTGCCGCTGGTGGCGGCCGGGATGGACGCGAAGGAGCACGCCGAGTTCTGCGAACCGCGCGGTGACGGGCTCATCTACGACGACCTGGTGCAGCTCTACCGGAGCGCCGGGATCGCTGTCATCCCGACGATCTCCTATACGGTGCTCGCCCTGGCGATGAACCGCCATCCCGACACGCTCTCGGCCGATCCGGAGCTCGCACCGATCCTCCCGCCGCGGAGCGCCTTCGGTTGGATGCTGGCGCTCGACTCGGTGGGGCGCCGACGCTTCGAGCGGTTCGCCGCGGTGTCTCGGCAGACCACGGCCAAGCTCGCCCGGGCCGGGGTGACGATCGGGACGGGCACCGATATCTGGCAGATCCCGACCGGGGTGCACCTGGAGCTGGAGGAGATGGTGGCCGCGGGCGTCTCGCCGCTGGAGGCGCTGCACGCGGCGACGGGCGCCGCCGCCCGAATCATCGGCGCCGACCACGACCTGGGAACCATCGAGCCGGGGAAGTGGGCCGACCTCGTCGTGCTCGACGCCGACCCCTCGGTGGATATCCGGGCGACGCGGCGGATCCGGGCGGTGGTGCTGGGCGGGCGAGTGCAGTACCAGGGCCGGTGA
- a CDS encoding DUF3291 domain-containing protein: MAAPDRDGDATAIRPCGDPLILINLSLWRDLNALREYVFRSDHAGYMRRRREWFERFERGYVPQLPRATRRQGS, encoded by the coding sequence GTGGCGGCTCCAGACCGGGACGGGGACGCGACCGCGATCCGGCCCTGCGGCGACCCGCTGATCCTGATCAACCTCTCGCTCTGGCGCGACCTGAATGCTCTCCGGGAATACGTCTTCCGCAGCGATCACGCCGGATACATGCGGCGTCGGCGGGAGTGGTTCGAGCGCTTCGAGCGGGGCTATGTACCGCAGCTACCACGGGCAACCCGACGGCAAGGTTCCTGA
- a CDS encoding DEAD/DEAH box helicase, with amino-acid sequence MTSLRGTSSFRRASGPRSGGWWPQAPTIVAETLAAVPLPILTALCSGAPASASAVARALVASLQPEEAPDAPPAWLREEQRRSFRRLLAAVRRHRGALLADPVGSGKTFVALAVAAALNPRGPTACLVPATLVPQWRSVANGLGVRVLVRSHQQASRGRLPLGTRGLVIVDESHHFRNPQTCRYGHVAPWLIGRPILLVTATPVVNRLEDLAHQLLLGVRDDALLADGVISLGAALGGGQGAAALGRLVVEERSAGGRPARLVRVSPACQRECGAAAQAIGWIDRLSLSCHTPTAALVRGTLARAAASSPAALLGALRRYRRLLLHARDAVRTGRTLSRAELRKFAGDLQDQLVLWELLPESGAGIDLDLADLERTNVVIEAAVAASRGPDAKLERLQSILADGHPTIVFVSRRETVRHLRERLAGPPIAWCTGERAGLGRSTVPRLVVLGWFRTGGSPQIGPEPTCLVVTDVAAEGLDLQRAARVVHYDLPWTPMRLEQREGRAVRLGSVHGEVEVVRFTLPEPLERGLRVGEALTRKATLPIRAGLGPEGRRLWRWQSEIADELHPGPMRFGVALVPEGPSGVLAGFGLYGTVEGHTARLAASVVWIDGSGGSTEAREVVGPRLAAAARSESTRAITAEQLELAMSWLAAPLRQRLGLLGGHRWAAGASSPAVRELAERLHGEVQAAARSRNAVLLAQLERALGFITGGHTAGEALLIQRLIGLSASDLCRRIPGLPAGTARWGAVEARLTGLVVFEEPGRSEGVP; translated from the coding sequence ATGACCTCGCTGCGCGGCACCTCGAGCTTTCGGCGGGCGAGCGGACCGCGCTCGGGCGGCTGGTGGCCCCAGGCACCGACCATCGTGGCTGAGACACTTGCGGCGGTGCCGCTGCCGATCCTCACGGCGCTCTGCTCGGGAGCTCCAGCCTCCGCGAGCGCGGTGGCGCGAGCACTGGTCGCGAGCCTGCAGCCGGAGGAGGCACCGGATGCCCCGCCGGCGTGGCTGCGCGAGGAGCAGCGACGCAGCTTCCGTCGGCTGCTCGCGGCCGTCCGCCGACACCGAGGCGCGCTGCTGGCCGACCCGGTCGGGAGCGGCAAGACGTTTGTCGCGTTGGCCGTGGCGGCGGCACTCAACCCGAGGGGTCCGACGGCCTGTCTGGTCCCGGCGACGCTGGTGCCACAGTGGCGGTCGGTCGCGAATGGTCTGGGTGTCCGGGTGTTGGTGAGGTCGCACCAGCAAGCGAGCCGGGGCCGGCTTCCCCTCGGCACGCGCGGGCTGGTGATCGTGGACGAGAGTCATCACTTCCGAAACCCCCAGACGTGTCGCTACGGGCATGTAGCGCCCTGGCTGATCGGCCGGCCCATTCTGCTGGTCACCGCCACTCCGGTGGTGAATCGGCTGGAAGACCTGGCGCATCAGCTCCTCCTCGGCGTGCGTGACGACGCTCTGCTTGCCGATGGGGTGATCTCGTTGGGAGCCGCGCTCGGTGGGGGACAGGGCGCCGCTGCGCTCGGACGCCTGGTGGTCGAGGAACGCTCGGCGGGTGGGCGGCCTGCACGCCTCGTCCGGGTGAGCCCGGCCTGCCAGCGGGAGTGTGGGGCCGCGGCGCAGGCCATCGGGTGGATCGATCGGCTGTCGCTCTCCTGCCATACACCGACGGCTGCCCTGGTACGGGGAACGCTCGCCCGGGCCGCGGCCTCCAGCCCGGCGGCGCTGCTTGGCGCGCTTCGGCGCTACCGCAGGCTGTTGCTCCACGCACGCGATGCGGTGCGGACCGGGCGGACGCTCAGCCGCGCGGAGCTCAGGAAATTCGCGGGCGACCTGCAGGACCAGCTGGTGCTCTGGGAGCTGCTGCCGGAGAGCGGTGCCGGCATCGATCTCGACCTGGCAGACCTGGAGCGGACCAACGTCGTGATCGAGGCGGCTGTCGCGGCAAGCCGAGGGCCAGATGCCAAGCTCGAGCGCCTCCAATCCATTCTGGCGGACGGCCATCCCACCATCGTGTTCGTGTCCCGCCGGGAAACGGTGCGCCATCTGCGGGAGCGGCTGGCAGGCCCGCCGATCGCGTGGTGCACGGGGGAGCGGGCGGGGCTGGGCCGCTCGACGGTGCCTCGATTGGTAGTGCTGGGTTGGTTCAGGACCGGTGGCTCACCGCAGATAGGGCCCGAACCGACCTGCCTGGTAGTGACGGACGTGGCCGCGGAGGGTCTCGACCTTCAGCGGGCCGCGCGAGTGGTCCACTACGACTTGCCATGGACGCCGATGCGGCTGGAGCAGCGGGAGGGTCGCGCGGTACGGCTGGGGTCGGTGCACGGCGAGGTCGAGGTCGTGCGCTTCACCCTGCCCGAGCCGCTGGAGCGCGGGCTCCGAGTCGGAGAAGCACTGACTCGAAAAGCCACGCTCCCCATCAGGGCGGGGCTCGGACCGGAAGGCCGGCGCCTCTGGCGCTGGCAGTCGGAGATCGCCGACGAGCTGCACCCGGGCCCGATGAGGTTCGGCGTGGCGCTGGTGCCCGAAGGCCCGTCGGGAGTTCTCGCGGGCTTCGGTCTCTACGGGACGGTGGAAGGGCACACTGCGCGGCTCGCCGCGAGTGTGGTGTGGATCGACGGGAGCGGTGGCTCGACCGAAGCTCGAGAGGTGGTGGGCCCCAGACTGGCGGCCGCCGCCAGAAGCGAGTCGACCCGAGCCATAACAGCCGAGCAACTGGAGCTGGCGATGTCCTGGCTGGCGGCCCCGCTGCGGCAACGGCTGGGACTTCTGGGTGGCCACCGGTGGGCGGCGGGCGCATCCAGTCCGGCGGTTCGCGAGTTGGCCGAACGACTGCACGGCGAGGTACAGGCGGCGGCGCGGAGCCGGAACGCGGTCCTCCTCGCTCAGTTGGAGCGCGCGCTCGGTTTCATTACCGGCGGTCACACCGCCGGTGAGGCGCTGCTGATCCAACGGCTGATCGGGCTGTCGGCATCGGATCTGTGCAGGAGGATCCCAGGGCTTCCTGCGGGCACTGCGCGCTGGGGGGCAGTCGAGGCCCGGCTGACGGGTCTGGTGGTGTTCGAGGAGCCCGGCCGCAGCGAGGGAGTACCGTAG